From one Streptomyces sp. NBC_01478 genomic stretch:
- a CDS encoding spermidine synthase, with protein MGKSRTPRRAAGTAEAVVEAVDGGLAELIPDRERARAWTLLIDGAPQSYVDLDDPAYLSFEYQRRLGHVIDLAAPAGKPIQAVHLGGGALTLARYVAATRPRSTQQVVEFDAALVQLVRRELPLDPNARIRVRSVDARAGLAKVPEGWADLVVADVFSGARTPAHLTSTEFLDEVRRALKPGGIYAANLADGPPLAHLRGQIATVAARFAERALIADPTVLRGKRFGNAVLVASDHPLPLAELTRRAASDPHPGRLQHGRELTDFTGGAVPVTDAAAVASPAPPPSVFR; from the coding sequence ATGGGAAAGTCCAGGACCCCCCGGCGAGCCGCCGGCACCGCCGAAGCCGTCGTCGAGGCCGTCGACGGTGGGCTCGCCGAGTTGATACCCGATCGGGAACGCGCGCGTGCCTGGACGCTGCTGATCGACGGGGCGCCGCAGTCGTACGTCGATCTCGACGACCCGGCGTATCTGTCCTTCGAGTACCAGCGGCGGCTCGGGCACGTCATCGACCTCGCCGCGCCCGCCGGGAAGCCGATCCAGGCCGTGCACCTCGGTGGGGGTGCCCTCACACTCGCCCGGTATGTCGCCGCCACCCGTCCCCGTTCCACCCAGCAGGTCGTCGAGTTCGACGCGGCGCTCGTCCAACTGGTCCGGCGGGAGCTGCCGTTGGACCCGAACGCGCGGATCCGGGTGCGGTCCGTCGATGCCCGTGCGGGGCTCGCGAAGGTGCCCGAAGGGTGGGCCGATCTCGTGGTCGCGGATGTGTTCAGCGGGGCCCGTACGCCCGCTCACCTCACCTCCACCGAGTTCCTCGACGAAGTGCGCCGGGCCCTCAAACCCGGTGGGATCTACGCCGCCAACCTCGCCGACGGGCCCCCGCTCGCCCACCTGCGCGGCCAAATCGCCACCGTGGCCGCCCGGTTCGCGGAACGCGCGCTGATCGCCGACCCGACCGTGCTGCGCGGCAAGCGGTTCGGCAACGCCGTGCTCGTCGCCTCCGACCACCCCCTGCCGCTCGCCGAACTGACCCGGCGTGCCGCCTCCGACCCGCACCCCGGCCGGCTCCAACACGGCCGCGAACTCACCGACTTCACCGGCGGCGCCGTACCCGTGACGGACGCTGCCGCGGTCGCCTCACCGGCACCGCCCCCGTCGGTGTTCCGCTGA
- a CDS encoding response regulator transcription factor, with amino-acid sequence MASVLVVEDDQFVRSALIRHLTDAAHTVRSVGTALEALREVAHFRFDVVILDLGLPDLDGSEALKMLRGITDVPVIIATARDDETEIVRLLNAGADDYLTKPFSVDHLSARMSAVLRRSRAATGEAPPSTVLRVGGLTVDPLRRQADLDGVRLDLTRREFDLLAFLAGRPGVVVPRKELLAEVWQQSYGDDQTIDVHLSWLRRKLGETAARPRYLHTLRGVGVKLEPPGAESQR; translated from the coding sequence ATGGCAAGTGTGCTCGTGGTCGAGGACGACCAGTTCGTACGCTCGGCCCTCATCCGGCATCTGACCGACGCCGCACACACGGTGCGCAGTGTCGGTACGGCACTTGAGGCGCTGCGCGAGGTCGCCCATTTCCGTTTCGACGTGGTCATCCTGGACCTCGGACTGCCCGACCTGGACGGGTCCGAGGCCCTGAAGATGCTGCGCGGGATCACGGACGTCCCCGTGATCATCGCCACCGCGCGGGACGACGAGACGGAGATCGTCCGGCTGCTGAACGCGGGCGCGGACGACTACCTCACCAAGCCCTTCTCGGTCGACCATCTCTCCGCCCGCATGTCCGCGGTCCTCCGACGCTCCCGTGCCGCCACCGGCGAGGCACCCCCGTCCACGGTCCTCCGCGTCGGCGGCCTCACGGTCGATCCGCTGCGCCGCCAGGCCGACCTCGACGGCGTCCGACTCGACCTGACCCGCCGCGAGTTCGACCTCCTCGCCTTCCTCGCCGGAAGGCCCGGAGTCGTCGTCCCGCGCAAGGAACTCCTCGCCGAGGTGTGGCAGCAGTCCTACGGCGACGACCAGACCATCGACGTCCATCTGTCCTGGCTGCGCCGGAAGTTGGGGGAGACGGCGGCCCGGCCGCGCTATCTGCACACCCTGCGGGGTGTCGGCGTGAAGCTGGAGCCACCGGGAGCGGAGTCGCAGCGATGA